The DNA segment CAGGTAGCGGGCCGTCTCCTGGTCCGGAGCGAAGATGCACGCCTTGGCGCCCATCTCGGTCGACATGTTGCAGACGGTCATCCGCTCCTCGATGGAGAGCCGGTGCGCCGCCGGGCCGGTGAACTCCAGGGAACGGTAGCGAGCGAAACGGGTGCCGCAGCGGCGGAGAATCTCGAGGGTCAGGTCCTTGGCGTAGACGTAGGGCGGGAACTCCCCCGTCAGCGAGATCTCGATGGTCTCGGGAACCTTGAACCACATCTTCCCGATGGCGAAGACGGCGGCGATCTCTGACGCCCCCAGCGCGGTGCCGAAGGCGCCCAGGGCCCCCAGGGTGTTGGTGTGGGAGTCGCTGGCCGCCACCAGCCGTCCCGGCCGGGCGAAGCCCCGCTCCGCCAGCACCTGGTGCTTGATCCCCTCGGAGACGAAGCAGTGGGCGAGCCCGTGCTCCTCGGCAAAGTCGATCATCTCCCGGATGCGCCGCCCCTGGTCCGGAGTCGCCGCCGGCAGGTAGTGGTCGCCCACCAGGACGCCCCGGTCGCCGATGGCGATCTTCCCCCCGAACTCCTGCAACCGCTGCCGGAAGACCGGAAACTGGATGTCGCTCACCACGGCCACGTCGATCTCCGCCAGGATCAGTTGACCCGGCGCCACCGAGTCCAGGCCCGCCTTGCGGGCGAGGATCCGCTCGGTCAAGTTCACGGTTCCACCCCCACGATCCGAACTGCCGCCGCGTGCACCTTCCGCTCGAAGGCGTCGTACCGGTCGAGCCCCACCAGCGCTTCCCGCTCGGGGAAGGTCGCCATCAGATCCCCCGACCCATGGGTCGAGCCGTCGTCCAGAATCATCCGGGTGATGCGCCGCATGGCCGGGATGGTGGCGAGCTGGAGGTCCGTCGGGAAGATGATCAGCCTGTAGCCGTAGGAAGCCAGCTCCGCTACCGTCGCCTCGGGAATCCGCCCGCCCTTGGGCCCCCGGTTGAACATGAGCGGCCCCTCCACCAGCTCCGGCAGGACCTGGATCTGCTCCACCGTCTCCGGTGCCTCTACGAAGAGCACGTCGGCGCCCGCCTGCTTGTACCGCTTCACCCGGGCGACGGCCGCCTCGAAGCCCTCGACCGCGATCGCGTCGGTCCGGGCGATGATCACCAGGTCCGGATCCTCCCGAACCTCCCGGGCCGCCACGATCTTGGCCACCATCTCTTCCACCGGTTCGAGCCGCTTCCCCGAGAGGTGACCGCAGCGCTTGGGCAGGGCCTGGTCCTCGATCTGAACCGCCGCGACGCCCGCTCGCTCGAACTCCCGAACGGTCCTGGCCACGTTTCGGACCCCGCCGTAACCCGTATCCGCGTCGGCCACCAGGGGCACCGACGAAGCGGCCACGATGGCCCGCAGCCGGTCGACCACCTCGGTCATGGAAAGGAGGCCGATATCCGGCACCCCGGTGCTCCGGGCGATCGCCCCTCCCGAGGCGTAGAGCGCCCGGGCGCCCGCCTCCTGCGCCACCCGGGCCGAGAGGCCGTCATAGACCCCGATGGCCACACACGGTTCCGCCGATCGCAACTGCTCCCGCAGGCGCTGGGTCATGGACGCCACGAGCGCATAGCCCCTTTCATCGGCAAGCCCCCTGCCAGCCGGCCCGGCGGGCAGGGTTCACCCGCGAGAAGCTCCTTTTCAGAAGGAACCCCTCCACGATGATCGTATCAGAGCACCAGAGGCTACCTCATGAGCGTTGGAAATGGGACTATGCAGAAAACGCATGGAATCCGGGCCTCACGTCTGGGCGGAACCTGTACCGTAACCGCCACCAGGCTTGGGGGTGCGCGAGATGGACCTGGCACAACTGGAGACCTTCCAGGCGCTGGTGGAGACGGGCAGCTTCACCGCCGCGGCCCGGCGACTCTTCGTCTCCCAGCCCACGGTCAGCCGTCAGATCCACCGGTTGGAGAAGGAGTGCGG comes from the Limnochorda pilosa genome and includes:
- a CDS encoding 3-isopropylmalate dehydratase large subunit, which produces MNLTERILARKAGLDSVAPGQLILAEIDVAVVSDIQFPVFRQRLQEFGGKIAIGDRGVLVGDHYLPAATPDQGRRIREMIDFAEEHGLAHCFVSEGIKHQVLAERGFARPGRLVAASDSHTNTLGALGAFGTALGASEIAAVFAIGKMWFKVPETIEISLTGEFPPYVYAKDLTLEILRRCGTRFARYRSLEFTGPAAHRLSIEERMTVCNMSTEMGAKACIFAPDQETARYLSEAGVTVDPQEWRADPEAKYAERIVIDLSELTPLVAAPHNPGNVQPVREAAGTRITQAFIGSCANATLSDLAVAAEILKGRRVARHVQMIVTPASQWILRAARRAGYVDILEDAGAIVTNAGCGACPGIHLGVMGPADVRISSQNRNFVGRSGHPDAQIYLSSPAVVAASAIRGEVTDPLSL
- a CDS encoding isocitrate lyase/PEP mutase family protein, producing the protein MTQRLREQLRSAEPCVAIGVYDGLSARVAQEAGARALYASGGAIARSTGVPDIGLLSMTEVVDRLRAIVAASSVPLVADADTGYGGVRNVARTVREFERAGVAAVQIEDQALPKRCGHLSGKRLEPVEEMVAKIVAAREVREDPDLVIIARTDAIAVEGFEAAVARVKRYKQAGADVLFVEAPETVEQIQVLPELVEGPLMFNRGPKGGRIPEATVAELASYGYRLIIFPTDLQLATIPAMRRITRMILDDGSTHGSGDLMATFPEREALVGLDRYDAFERKVHAAAVRIVGVEP